The DNA sequence TAAGTTTTGGGGTTTTCACTCAGCCAGGACCATCATTTTTATATACTAACTATATATTAACTACCTACAGTGCTGTTTCCGCCTCTCTTTTATTTGAGGACTGTCACTACCTGGTGTAGACTCAGTCATGGTGACAGCGCTGTGTTAAATCCACCCAAGGCAGGTCGTCTGGTGCTGTGTTAACCGAgcctcacagcagcagcagctaagtTAACGTTCCCACGTGAGGTGTGCATATTGTGGTTTCGGTGGAAACGCTCGTTAAAATTTGAAACGAAACAATGTGGATCCTTTCATTGTAGATAAAATCAGATCATGTGATGATCAGTATTTTCACTGTGTGTACTAAAAATGAAAGACGAGACAATTGGTCGCTCATGAAGCACTTTTTTGCAACAAGtgtaaagatttattttgtaaagatgtttatttttgtcttttattctgcATCTTGTTCCTTTGTCACAATAATATATACTGTTGAGAATGATGTTTGTTAAATCGATGTCTAAATACAAAACTGTTCacaatagaaaagaaaagtcagAAAAGCTGCCATTTTCATTTAATGGTTAAATTCTGGTCATATTAATTCATGTGATTTAGCTGCCTCTGCACCACATAACACACGTTGGTCACCAGTTTCGCAGCATTTCAGTTTACATGCTGTAATTTGGgatattttcaaataaaaaataagattttGGCCCATTCTTATTCCTTTTCTCATGCCAGTAACATTGCTTGGTGCAGCAGTAGTTACCACCCACTTCACAGCGCCatagaggtcaaaggtcatacCATAGTTGTACCAAGCATGTTTTATTCACAGTTGGTTTTATTGTGATTAAGTGAATCCTTTTTACAAATCCAAttcatcaaaatgtatttttgtgatAGTTGCAACTCGAAAAAATGTAACTTATCAAATGATGATGCATTAAAGGATGTAAGACTCCCATTTAAAATAGTGTCAACTATTAAAGTTTCTCAAAATGTTGCTCCACATGTTACAGAAGAAAGGCCCAGCCCATACAGGTGATGAATCACAGGTATGTGGTTAACTTTTTTTGTGTAACAGCTATTGCCACATCCttgccagtttttttttgttttgtttattttaacctATGATACCTTATCTCTTTCAATCTGTGTGTTACCATAAAACCCTCCCACTCATCCAGTTTACCACTAGGTGTGGTCGGTAGTGTGGAATTTTGCCAGATAATATGTGAACTACAGTGGTGAGAAAAACAAAGGTGCTCTCTGTGAGAGGAGACATAGTTGCACCAGTGTTTGGATTCTGTcttcctactttttttttttttttttaatctttatttaaccaggcgAATCAATTAAGAACAGGTTCTTATTTTCAATGATGGCCTGACAAGAAGCACCAGCTTGTGAAAGGAAGGGTTGGTTAGAGGGGCAAACAGTACCCAAGTACAGctgtacagacacatacaaCAAAAAGTGGCAACACACTAGGAATACAAGGGAGGTACAATGTAACGACATGGTATGCAGAGGACAAGGTCACAACTTAAGCCACAAACATAGAACACTAgccacaacaataacaacacaacaataaGAACAGACAATAACAACAGAGATGCATACTTAAGTGGTTGGTATTAAATGTGTCTGAGGTTTCTGGAGCATAGCAgcctaaataaaaatgtaatttaagcaGGAAATGATTCCAATAGAATGTCTCTATCCCTACTCACACCGCCAACATCTTTCCAGTGAAAAACCTCTTGGGTTTAGTTACAGTTCAACTAGTTTAACCGAAATTAAACAAGCAaccaataaaatgtaaacacactTGTTGCTCATTAATTATGATGCAATTTTTGCAGTTTCGATTCTGTTTTAATGTAACTGCTGTGATATTATCTGCATTACAGTGGGTTTATATCTCACCTGCATCCTGATTGTGGCACTGATGCTTGTGGGCAGCCTTTTtctgtcgggggggggggggggggggggggggtttgggtgCCAAGATtacatcctcctctctctcgaTTGCATCATCATACAACCTTTTTTTGGGTCTATTTAAATTGAGAAGCTTATATTTGCTGTCAAGATTCACTCAACCAATGTTGAGCCAAATCCTACAATGCTTTAATTTGCATGGTTTAAAGAAAAGACTCTGGAGAGCACTGACAGCTGTCCCACATTTCAGTGACATCTTTGATCCATAAAACATGGTGCTTGCTGCATAGCTGATTCCTGGTGGATCACTGAGTCATGTTACTTCTGTGCTGCATATTATATACTTGTACTCCATCTGACACTATTACCACCAgcaaatctttattttcacaaaaGGTACAGTCCTGAGTCAAACAGTAATTTGATCATGTCCTAGGGTTTTCCCCCTTCTGTTAAATAACTCAACTTTCAACTcaaacacttcctgttcaggATTAATTTGGTTTCAGTTTTAGGGAGCATTTCTTCACTACAAAATGGATATGTAGGATACATAATACAAAATACTGTTGCTGAAGACAGTTATGGGTGACTtgtaaaacatgaagaaaaaatttaaatgtcaagtcaaggcaattttatttatatagtgtcaaattacaacagaagttatctcagggcatttttctcatagagcaggtctagacagTACTCTTTTCATAGAGTCAACATTCCCCAATGAACAAGCACTTAGTGACAGCAGTAAGAAAAAACTCCCCtataacaggaagaaacctcaatcAGTactgggctctaggtgggcggccatctgcttTGACCAATTGGTTTGAGTGAGAAAGAGGGAGCGGGGGAGAGAAGGGAGATAGAGATGTGATGTAATTCAATCAATATGCATATTttgatattcatattttaaaagtcaTCATTGCAAATGATTGAACCGCTATTATCATACTGTATTGCAACTTCCTCATGATTccaaaaaaattcagtgttcTCATTTTAAGGGTTTGAGATGCCAGTGGAAACAGAAAGACGGAGGTAGAGGGCCAGCCTAGGTATTAGACAAATATCAAGGATAGGAGTGCCCTCTAGTGATTAATGAAGacatgcacagaaaaaaaaaatcaacatcaaTAAGTTatgcttgttttaaaaaaaaccctaacatttatttcatgaaaTCAATTGACCAAATATTCCAATACTGTAGTCTAAATACATCTGTGGTGATACTATCAGTGCATGTATAATGGAGACATGAATATATTACGGTTctcacaaaacaaaagtaatttATTCAAGTTAAATCACAATTAAGACAAAGTTGTTCAAAAGGCAGTTTAGAAAACAAGCTCTGTGGAGAGATTCATGTAAGACCAGTGACCAGTAACTAATTCACATGTCAATGTTGTTCACTGTTTTGTAAGAAATGAATGGTAGTACAAATACTATAGgtagttaagaaaaaaaacaacccctgGTTAAAACCTGTTAAAGTTCATCATGTTGGTAGGTGAATTCCCTAGATGATATGAAACCATCTTTATCCTCATCCTCATTTTTGAAGATGTCATCTACCATTGCTTCATGATGTGTGTCGTTAGGTGAGTATCCATGTTTCTGAAACTCCTTCTTCAGGTACTCTTTCACCTGGTGGATACAGAATAATGAtgacatacataaaatatacatatgtatacatatacatacgCAATACAATACACTCTTAATACAAGAACTGTGACAACAGCAGCTTGAAAAGAATTTCACACCTCCTGTCTGGAGAGCTTCCAGTCATCATTGAGATCCATCTCCTGGAAAGACTCATGTGACCTGGGACCATTTCGGATCTCCATAAGCTCAATGTCAAAAATGAGGGTACTGCCTGGAGGGATCTGGCctgtaaatacacaaaaacactaatataaaaagagacagatgCGTGATAATGCAACACAGAGGGCAACATCATCCTCCCTAATCCCCATACTGAAATACAAATtttaccttttccttccttgccatATGCAAGAGATGAAGGGACAGTCAGTTTCCTGTGCTCTCCTGTGCACATGTTCTGCAGACCCTTATCCCAGCCCTTCAGCACCTCTCGGATCCCAAGGGTGAACCATACTGGATTTTTATCCCCCTGTACACGGCTGCAAAGAGTCACGAAGATCCATCACAGTGTTCATTGTGGAAAAGAAAAGTTCAGTACACACAAACTTGATATCACAAAGATGCACTATAAGGATCAACTGGTTGCCACCCAACTTAAGACAAGGTGGTAAGTGCTAATGTTGAGTTGTGAATGCACAATGACACAGATAGTGATAACGCGTGGGCTGCAGCATACTGTAGTCCATTAGCAATACATATTGATGTTTGACATCTATAACAAGCAGTGACCCTAATGTGATTTCTCATTAACTAAGAGGAGTGTGACAACATTGCACAGGCATGCATGCAACATTATTATGCTAGTTTCTTGCTGCACATTACCTGGAATGAAACATGGTCCCATTCTCCAAGTATCCCTCGTAATGTACAAGAAGCATGTCTCCATATTTTGACTTACGGTAACACATAAAGGGTTTTTGTATAACTTCAATTTTGACTTCTGGCTCAGGCAGTTTCCCCCCCGTGACAAGCGCAAACAACGAGAGCAGTATCGAACAAATTGAGAAAACCGTCATTTTGCTAAACTACAGTTCTCGTGTTCAcaacattttatgaaaaaagggaaatttAAATCATCCTCGAAAAAATAGCGGTGGCCAAAATGTGTGCAACAGGATTGGCAACTACGTGGCATCCAACTTCTGCAATGAACGCAGCCACTGCACAGCTATTTGCCCTCCTCCGTCTATAATTGGACACATTCATTTAAGACCCGCCTCACACGGATGTACTCTCCTTTCATTGGCACAACTTCCTGTCAATCACCACAGATCACACCCACAGTAGTTAATCCTCTCTGACCTAAGTGGGAGGGGCATCGTCAACTGCTCTCGTGATTCACAGAATACTTTACGCACTTTTATCTACGTAGCTGGAATGTAAACGCTAAACGTTACTCCACACATCACACCCGGGGCCCAATGGAGTCGCTGCAATCAGCTGAGCATCATATCTGGCTATGATAAACAAGTAATGAACGGCAAAAACACTTAATTAAACCATGGAAGGAATGCTGTATAAGTGGACCAATTACATAAGCGGTAAGTTATCGCTACGGTGGTTTATTGTTTTCGGGTTTGGCTCTCATTTTTGAGGCAGCTAGCTAGCATGACAACGTCGTACATAGCACACTTGTATTGAGCTAACGAGCATCTTTTCGTCTATCGGAGTTTAAGCTCCGCCACAAATTTAGCAGCCTCTCGTTTACTCTCCTAGCCAAACAAAGAATATGAAATGAACTTTATTCATCAAGTATTAACATGTAGCGCTACCTAAATCTGCGTAGTTTCCACCATCTGTCATTATAATCTGACTTAACGACTGATTAGTTGTTGCTAACTTAGCGTAAGGATAAATTCAAGTCTTGCCAAGTTCATGAAGCTAACTAACTtgcaaaaaataatttacagtactgaaaaacaaaaccgtGCCTTAAATGTTACAGCAATTGTTAACATTTTGAGATATCCTTTTCAGGGTGGCAACCTCGTTGGTTTGTGCTAGATGGAGGAACTTTGTCCTACTATGACTCCCAAGAGGATGCCTGGAAAGGCTGCAAAGGAAGCATTAAAGTATCAGTTTGTGAAATCCAAGGTTGGTATAATTCACTTTATTCTGTGTGTTATGTTTCCTGGTGCAAATGTTTAATATTCTAGTACCTTTTGGAAAAGAAATATGTAGTCCTGACAAACATGTCTCCTTGTCTGATGCTGTGTTTTAGTTAATTCCTCTGACTCCACACGGGTGGATTTGACCATACCTGGAGAGCAGTACTTTTACCTCAGAGCCATCaatgcagcagagaggcagaagTGGCTGGTGGCACTGGGAACAGCCAAAGCTTGCCTTACAGACAACCGAACTAAGAGAGAAAAAGGTAGTTGGATGCTATGACATCCATGTCTATCATAGTAGAGAATGTGTGTAATTATTTACATATCAACTATTTTCTACATGGTAATCATTGTAGAGCTTTCCAAACTTTGTCTAATTGGTTGCTTGTATGTGTTTCTATTTCAGAACTACAGGAGAACACAGAGGCGCTGAAAACTAAGATGTCAGAACTCCGATTGTATTGTGACCTTCTTCTCCAGCAAGTAAACAAGATCAAGGACAATGATGAGCTAGGAGACACAGCGGAGGTAAGGCTAAGGTTTGGATGAGTTGATGAAATAAGAGAAGCTGCCGTTGGTGTGAAACTGCAGTACAGGGTAGCGTGTTTGCAACTACAGAGACATCCAATTGCTATGTGCTTACACTGGAAAATAGACTAGACATTTACTGTCAAGCCGCAAAATGTTatcacaagtacatttttaaaaagcttgactttgtacatttttgcacacTATTCAACTGCTCTCCGACCTGTCTCTTTGCATGACAGTGGTTTCAGTGATGAGATGTTGGGATATTTGGCATGGTTGgcaaatgtgtatgtttgtgtgaccTTTTCAGACAGGAATAGACACTGGAAATATGGTGAAGTCTACATGCACCACTTTCCTTAAGACTCTCGAGGAATGCATGCAAATAGCAAATCGTACTTTCAGTACAGATATGGCAACACAGAGTCCACCAGGATCTCCCCCAGTAGCAGCCATTAAACCTCAGAAGGTATGTTTATCTTACCTTCTCTGTTTCCAATCAgccaatataataataatctattaTATAACAAGTCTTGGATtgttctaaaaaataaatatatgcgTAATCCcctgatgtctttttttctctaacaGATTAAACTGTTCAATCAGTTAAATCAGAACCTTGGAGAAAAGTAGGTCTTTTGTGCTCTTATATAATTATGTTGTCTTACTGCCTCTGTTTCGATCATTAACTGTCAAAGTAGCCCTAAGCAAAGTGAGACACAAATATAATACCCCTGGAGACATGTGATGATATTCTGTTATTAATGAGTTATTAATTGGTATCACATTTAGGCATAATTCTCTaatagatttatttacacatttgtaTCTAAGTTTTATTAACATTCTACCCTCCAATACATTTCAGATGGAGAGACATGCCTGAAACCACAGAAGAAACAATTGCACATGACAACCAGAGTCTAGACTCTGGGGCAGAGGGACCAGATGAACTGGACAGACTGGAACACCATCCTTCCCCATCAGGTAAGTCAAATGTCCCAACCACTTACTTTACATGCTACACAGTTCCCTGAACTGAAAACCATTACTGCGTTCCATAAAGGGACGGCCACACTACACAAATGGGGCctggttgttgtgtgtgtgtatcatctgAACTGATGTGGATAGATTATTGCCTTTTAGTGAGTGGACAGTGATGGATGCCCAGTAACATTATTGCATTTCCCTTAGCAGTACCAAGGCTGTTATACTGGGGCAGCTGCTGTTGGTGATGGGAAATAAATCCAGTCTTTTCCATCCTGTTATGGATTATAAACTATCCCAATATAAATGCAAACATAATATAAGAGAAACTTgctatatttttttgtttgaatagGCCCTATA is a window from the Scomber japonicus isolate fScoJap1 chromosome 10, fScoJap1.pri, whole genome shotgun sequence genome containing:
- the fkbp14 gene encoding peptidyl-prolyl cis-trans isomerase FKBP14; its protein translation is MTVFSICSILLSLFALVTGGKLPEPEVKIEVIQKPFMCYRKSKYGDMLLVHYEGYLENGTMFHSSRVQGDKNPVWFTLGIREVLKGWDKGLQNMCTGEHRKLTVPSSLAYGKEGKGQIPPGSTLIFDIELMEIRNGPRSHESFQEMDLNDDWKLSRQEVKEYLKKEFQKHGYSPNDTHHEAMVDDIFKNEDEDKDGFISSREFTYQHDEL